The sequence gaagagaagagaagagaagagaagagaagagaagagaagagaagagaagagaagagaagagaagagaagagaagagaagagaagagaagagaagagaagagaagagaagagaagagaagagaagagaagagaagagaagagaagagaagagaagagaagagaagagaagagaagagaagagaagagaagagaagagaagagaagagaagagaagagaagagaagagaagagaagagaaataggTGTAGTCAACTATTCTCTGTAAAACCTTCATGATTGATTTGTGAGCTTTCTTAATAgtattgtttttattcatttcaatTTAGCAGTTGAACACCATATGGAATTGAAtaatcaaatatttcatttgaagatGTTGAGATTAAATAtcttgtaacatttttttttgtcccttgaaacacttttttctttttttagagatctatataaatgtatatatattatttatatatctgtatatgtgtatatatgtgtgtgtatatataatatataattatattatatatatattatatatattatacatattatatatattatatgtattatatataatatataatattatatttaattattatttaaatattattttaatatataattatatataattatatattatatattatatatattatatatatataattatatatataatatatattatatatattatatatatatagagagagagaatataATTATATGGTATATAATACTATagtatatataatattatatatggtatatatataatactatATAATACTATAATATTATATACCATATAATTATATTCTacatatattatgtatatacaatgtaatatataatatatatataatataatgtattgtgtatataatatatatacatttatatatataatacatgcatgtgtgtataaCTATCTACCTATTTATtatctatatatatgtgtgtgtgtgtgtgtgtattagAAATATATTAGAAATATTAGAAATGTGGCCATAACTGAGTATCAGCTTACTCTACCTTCTTGAAGTGACATTCATAAACTGACAGATTTCCAGCTGGTAACCAAGAAGCCTGATTTCTAGGGATAAAGTTCCATGGAGaattttgctgttaattttCCGTGTCCTTCATCTGCACTAAACGACACAGCAGAGTGGATGCCTAGTGCTCTGGTTCTGCAAGGGAAGAATCAGGCTGCGCACAAAAGCAGGAGCGCGGCGCCCATCAGTCACAGTGCAAAGCAGACCAAATTTTGTTCCTCAGGCGGCGGCGCGCCTCTGTCCATGGTGCTGTTACAGAACCTGCGTCTGCACCCCTTCCCTGACAGGAAAAACGCTGCTATTTCTGTGGTTTGCTCCTGTCCACTAAACATACTATCAAATTGCATTACTGCCAGCTTCACATTCATAAAAAGTATGGCCATAATCCATGCCTTCATAAAGAAAATCCATGGAACATTGCTCTTACCATTGCTATGGCTGGACAAGCTGTTATTTCTCCCGTAGCCGAAGTCAAGTATCTCTGATAAATCACATATCAGATCCCCGAAAGTCCACCCGTACTGATGAGTGTCTCAGCATACCGGAGAAAAGTTGTGTCAGGCCtactctgtttcatttcagaagcaaaagtGTTCTCCAGAATTCTTTCTGAATCCGTTACTAGGCAAAGTTCTGTGTACTACCTCACCTTCTTTTTTACTATGCCCTTCCTTGTCTCAGTATTTGAAACCTGTGTGATGATGGTGAGAGTACTGATGGGATCTTTCCTGACTGATAGGTTAGAGTGCCTTCTGATCAGAAGACACCAAAATCAGGCTTAAAAGCATTTGAGTTTTTGTTGTGAAGGTACATTGTGTGAGAGTTGAGAGTTGCTCGGAAGCTGATATCTGGGGTAGCAGAGAAATCCTGAAGCTGAGACTATCTGTGTCTCACTGATGTTTATAATCTGGTGCCTAGTTCTTGTGAGGAAAAACAGTCTGTGTAGTGGTGGGTGCCGTGTTTTGGGTTTCTCTAGCAGCTGTATCATCTGGAAAAAGTAGGCACAGTTTGGGGACCAGACCATGATAAAGCATCTTTGGAGGTGAATTAGGGATTAAAACAAGAGGGCTTGTTTACTTGTTTACTCCATCCTTgcatgttattattttttacttttctgaaaacagtaaAAGCACAGCACATCTCTATCCAGTAAAAGCAAAGCACATCTCAATCCAGCTGAGCTTCCTAGGCTGATATTAGGGTCTGTCTGAGAGGTGACTTTCTGGGAGCAATCTGGGTCAGACCCAGGTGGGAAGATGCTGGCTCGAGCACAGAAGCATgctctgctgtgcctgcagcaggcacCGAGAAGCCACAGTAGCCGGCATCACTGCACTGTGAGCAGGCTCTTTGTTTGCCATGCCTAACAGACCTTCTTGCCTTTCCCCGCGAGGCCCTCCTTGACCTTCAGACGAAGTCGAGCGGTGAGACTATTTTACCGTGTCCCTATCACGCCATTGCACTGCTCCCCCGGCCCGGGCTCCCCCTTCCGCCATCCCCGTCCTCCCCCGATCACTTCGGCTCCATAGGGGTTGCACCGGGGTAGAGTCCCACCTCTCCTGCTGGTGACAGGAGGCCCGATCCGCTGCAGAACTCGTGCCCTCTTCACCCAACCCTGAGCGGGCTGTCGGCATGCCCTGTGCCGGGGCTGGGGTACTGCACTGCTTGTAGCACCGCTCTTTCCTCTTCTACAAAATCCGTCCCGAAGCCGGGCTGGACAGCGGACTGCAGCCTTCACGCTCTTCAGCAGGCGACCGCGCGGAGGAGGgtccttctcctcccttccttgCCCCCGCCCTCCCCCATCTTCTCTTGGGATACAGACGGACCTGGATAGGGAGGGAACGGAGAGCTCAGCCAGCGATCCCTCCGGCCACAGTACTATCCAAGccaaagcagaagagaggacGAGGCGCTGTTCCCTCCCTGTCTTCTTCGCTGCCTGCCAACTCTTTCCGGGACCTAGGGGACGAGAGGGAACGTCCGGGAATGACCCAGAGCGGAAGACGCGGATCGCTCTCACACCTTCCCACCTTTTGCAGGAGGGCGTATTTGCAGACGTTTCCCACACGCTCCTGAGGATAACCAAGGAAGCAGTGGCAAAATACAGCAGCGGGCTAATCCCTCCCCCATCTCTGCCAGGCGAAGCGGCAGGGACCCGGGTGCACGCAGACAGCGGGGGATGGGGCAGGGGGTACACACATGGACTCGCGCACCCCTCCGCGGGGCTGGCAGCATCGGGGACCTCCTCCGCGGCGAGCGCCGAGGGGCGAAGGCGGTGCAGGGAAGGGGCGGGGGAGAGGGAAGCAGGGGGAGGGCGAGAGCCCGGCTTCAGCagcggggggaggaggaaggaggatcGAGTAGGTGGGATGGTCCGGAAATCCCGTGATAAAAAGAGGAGCGCGGGGGAAAAGTAGGGAGAAGCTCCGGACTCATTCTCTGTTCTCCACTCCGCGTCCGCAACTTGCCCGCTGGCACATGGGCGCCGGCCGGAGCCGCTAGCAGCGGAACGGCCCGCAGCACCTGTTCAGCACCGCACAGCGCCCGCATAGCCAGCGAGGTACAGGCACGGGGCGAGCGGGACGGAgggtgccgtgccgtgccgaaGGGTGCGTGCCGGCGGCGTGAGGGAGGGCTGCGAGGAGAGGCGGCTGTGGGCACGCGGCGGTCGGTGCAGCCCTCATGGCACCGGGGAGCCGGCGCCGGGGCCAACGGAAGGAGGCAGGAGGCTGCGCGGAGGGGATACCGCGGTGCGCCCGCCGCCGGTCGTTCCCCAGCCCCGGCGGAGCATCTCCCGGGGAGATGCTGCCGGTGCGCTGGGATCCCCGGCAGAGAGGTGTCGCAGCCCCGCGTCCCGCCGCCACGGCTGCATCCTCGCCGCTCGTCTTACCCGCTCGCCCTGCCGGGCACAAGCGGAGCGTTTCACCTTCAAATGCCCCCTCCGGAAAGCCAGGTGGCGGGAGGTGCGGGCGGGGAAGGGAGAAAGTTCGGAGCTTTAACGCTTTCTTGTCCGGCTGCCTGCGGGCGCGCTGCCGGCCACCCGCCCTGCCGGGCCACCGCCGCTCCCCTGCCCTCTTGCCTTCCCCCCCGCACTGCCTGGCATCCCCCTGCCTTGTCCTGTAGGGCCGGGGTCCGAGGGACGGCGGCTGGAAActtggaggggaaggagggagcaaACAGCCGCCGTTTTTCCTCCGGGAGACACCGCTTCTCTCGTGTATGTGCCCCTCCCCTCAGGCTGACCGCCGCGGATTGCCGGTCTCCGTGCATGCGAGGTGTGAAGCTGGGCAGCGCCCCTGAGCCATCGCCATGGATTTTGTGATGAAGCAAGCCTTAGGAGGTAAGTGCGGCCGGCACGTGGGGGGCCTCGCATTGCCCTTTCCCTTTCGGTACAAGAGGTGTTGGACTGCTGAGAGCCTCCGGTGAGGCTGCAGTCGGGAGAGCTATTTGGTGGCTGCAGAGGGACATGCCAGCCAGATTCGTGATCCCAGAGCCAAGTGCTGGAAGAATCTGAGCAGGAGAGGGCAGCAACAAGCAGACACCGAAGCCCCATGTCAGAAAGGGAGGGATGCCTCCCACGGCAGATGTGTTGGAAGGACCTGGGATGTGCTGGGACCCTACCAGCTGTGGTCTGCTGTACCGTGCATAGGAGCTGTCTTTCTTTGTGCTGTCCTCTGAGGCAGTAGTGGCAAAGACAGCAGGCAGATTTAATCAGGGGGCGTCCAAAGAGGGACATTTTTTTGTGGGTGGGAGCCTCTCCTCCATCCTTCCCCTGAACTTTGGGCAGACATTGACCAATGGCCACTGCAGAGTGATCCTAGCATTTGGGAAGTGATGTTTGTTAATAATATTGCTGCAATAAGCAGGCAAAAATAAGGTGTTCCCTCACAACCGATGTAGTTACGGGACAGACCGTTAGTATGGTTTTAATATATTTCCTTCCATGTGTGATGAATCGCTTTAACCTAATGGTGGGAAGTagaaaaggcagcagtgtggggagagaaatggaaaacaacacagaagtgtTTGGGagtgagatttctttttttctgccacagTTGCACTGCGTTGCTGGGCTGCTTGTCCCAAATGTTCAGAAAAAGTGAGATTGTCACTGGGACGATACTGAATACAGGCTGCTATTGGGAGGTGGTTGGCCTCAGAAGAAGCCCATGAGGTGTTTCTGAtcaatctctctttttttaactgatgtgtgcattttccattaattttccTTTGGGTAAACTGTAGCCTTGGGACTGAGAGGATGTCTCATGCATAGTGTTACTGATACCATATGCTTCAGTACATGGTAGAGACATTTACTGCAGGACAGTTTTCTGTGGCatggaaatgtgtttttcatttttacagggAATGAACTATTTTCTCACCAAGGGAGCAAAATCTCATAATTAAGGATAGAGTGATATCCCAAGTTTTCATTGTGGTGTTTTGAATGTGAAGGCCAAATTGAAGAAGAAAGGTATTTTCATATCCTTCTATTTTGTGTGATCAAACTTGATCCcatatgagaaaataaatgttcttatGGTAGCAGTGTTGCATTTCATTGCTGTTTGCGCCTGTTTGAAGGAGAAATACTCCTGAGGAGGGCAGGTTTTACACAGGTTACCTACACTGTAAGGTTGCTTACACGGAAGTGAACCAGGATCTGCATGGAAAATCCAGCCTGTGCAGTTGGAGATCAGACAGCCCACTGAAGAGAAATAACTGCTTGAAGACTGCAGTTAGAGGCAAGGGGTGGAGGGCTGCAGCATCGGAGTAACAGCTGAGATGCATGCTCTTATTGTGAGGTAGTGAGTAGCTGGAGTTGGGAGCAGTGCGTGCTTGCACCAAACAGCATTTAATCTGGGCAGACATTCATTCTAACATAATCCTGCATACCAGGGTCAGGATTTGCATTATAACAGGAGCTGCTGAAAAGTCAAGTTCAGAAAGGATCTGTTGGTGAAGCCTGAGTATCTCATGTCTCCAGCAAGATGCTGCCCAGGGCGCCAGCTTTTCTGCCAGATGACATAGTATATTAGCAAACTGTGCCTGGCATTTGCCCCTTGCTGGATagaggagaaggctctgcaGACTGGtaaaaaacaggaaatgttCATTCATTATGCATAGACATATTTTTAACTTAGAAGTggttttaaagaaggaaaacagggcAGATATATCATAGGAAGTAAAGGTGCTTTTGGACACTGGTTTCCCATCCAGTGGTAAAGCCACAACTGATGCAATCATGATTCTTGTAGGAGTTCTCCCATCTTTGAGGCAATCTCTGAACATGTTTCCTGGGTCTCTAGTGGCATTTGACAAtcagaaatgcatttccttGGAGCTTTGCTCGTCAGAGGGGTAGACGGGAGGAAAGAGATTGAGATGAGTTagcaagcaaggaaaggcagtTATGTTGTGTGGTGTAGGAGTTTGGGAGTATGTGTGACTCCACAGGATTGGGATTATGTGAAATTAGTTTGACAGGTTATTCTGAAGAAGAATATGTTCATTCCCTGACCTGTAGTTCAAGGGGGTCTGCAGAAGCTTGCCCTGTCCATGCAGTGGAGGtctctcctctgctgtgctgccagcactgggaTTTTGCTGCTAGTCTTGGCAGCCGTCATCGCCTGGTTGTTAGCAGGCTTGAGATGTCTCTGCAAATTCTTGGCCCCTTCAAGGTAAAATTCCTGACCCTCTCATCAGTAGTGGGGGCTGTGGTCCAGTAAAGTACTACAAAATATTACCTTACTTGGCCAGCTGGTTTCtatggcatttttatttttttttatccactCAGGACATTTCATTGCCCTCTGTAGAAAGTCCCCCCTTGTGCTGTTTGTGTGGCAGTGCAGGCACCACAGATTTGAAATGCAGTCATGATTCTGATTTGCTGTGTGGGatgacaagaagaaaacaacaaggGGAAACTTAAGAGCTTAAAATCACTGCTTCTGCCAGAGAAGTGACAATGACAGCAAAAAGGTATTTTTACCCCTGCCCATCGCCAGATCCATGCCACACCAACCGATATCAGCGGAGATGTCTGTTGGTCATTTATCTGTTTCTGTGACAGTTCACTAAGTGAACACAACCAGCGTAGTTGCATGATTGCATTTCACATTAGGAGCGCTCTTTAGCAAGACAGGTCAGAGCTCTGTAGCATTGTCATCATGATTTATAGACCAAGATGTATGACTTCTCTGGAAAATGCTGGCAGTGAAGGACCTAATACGGTCTCTGGAAGAATTTAACTATGGTATTTTTCAATGAACATCACTTAGCTTTGCACTGGTTGTGTGAAAGCAAGGGATGCTTTAATACCCGACTGCTAGTCACACTGCACTGGCTCACTTCCTCTGTCACTGTGGACTGGACCAACAGAGAAAATGTACTGAAGGGGAACAGATGATAACTCTCATTAAGTTTGCTTTGCCACCTCTTTTTACTGGAAGACTTGAGGGTCAAGGGGCTTAGGCATTTTCttagagaaaagagaaggggagagCCCATGGAAGGGTGAGGCAGATTTCACAGATATGTGATCACCATGTGATTGAATAGAATTTCTTACAAAAAGAATGGGCACTGTGCAGGCCAGAAAGCTATGAAGGTAAGGAAATTACAGGGCAGCCAGAATAGCTCCTACTCTGCTTTATATAGTGTACTGCTGGCCCGTTTTAGTGTGCTCCTTTTATCAACAGACAGGAAAAACATATAACTGCTATGCCTATTCTAAACGGTGATTTTAACTATTGTCAGCCTCTGTATTAGTCACATAACATATTTCATATAACGATGCACATAAAGGTTACTGTCTAAATTCTTTCTTCATACTGTCCTAATCCCTTGAATTCACTGTTTAAGCCCCATGAAGGAGGAAGATCAGACGTGTGTTTCTGATTAGACATTCACTGGGCTGTATTACaggcatgattttcagttttattggCAGCAGCTTAGAGAGAGGACTACTGCTTGGCACTGAATTCTTTATCCATCAAGATTCAGTGGGGACTTGTTCATAAGGATTCCTAAAATACAGTaggcagaaaacaaatgcaagcagATTGCCATCTGGAATATGTCAGCAGGTGGGACTGCCTGCTTTCtgtcccccagctgctgctttggttCCATTATGTATATCACAGATCTCAGTCCAGCAGGAATCCTCTTGTTCTTGAAGGTAGGCAGAGATTTAAAACCCCTCAAAGATAATAGGATTTAAGTCACTGCCCATAAGTTCTGAAAAAGCAGGTCCTATGCTAAGCTTGTATTAGTGAAGATGTAGGTGTGCAGAGGGCAGATAAGCCTGGATGGAAACTGTTGGTGTTTAACAATATCTTAGAGGCTTCTTTCTCTGTAGCTTCTGAAATACATGCTTTGGTGCTGGACTTTACTTGTTTGTGACAGGCAGATTAAGTCCTTGATTTGTCCTGGAGATGTCAGTAAGATTGAGCACTATGAAAGGCAACACACACCTGTCCAGGGTGGCACAGCATGCGAAATGGGCACAGTGGTTTCTGTCTTCTCCTCCTACAACTCAGCTTTTCTCTCACATTTGCAGTTCTCTGCTGAGCCTTTCCTGCTCTGGGACCTCATGCATCACATAAGCTGTGCTCCACTGCTTATGTTAATGTTTGGTCCTAGAGTGGGGTTGAAACTGCAATGCAGAACTGCAAGTTGTAACACCTAGACGTAGTGCTGGTACTCACAGCTGGGGTCTCCTTTGCCTGTAATCCTTGACGTATGTGACACATGaggtattttgttttgcagtcagATGCTTCCAAGTCAAAGGCAGGAGAATCTCAGGCAGGAGACCTCCACCACACTGTGGCATTGGGTGAGTGCTGGGGGCCCAACTGCCTTTGTTCTCAACTTCTAAATTGTTAAGTGCATAAGAACATGAGATGAAGGCTGCAACTTCAATCTGTAATGTGATTGTGCTGTTGATCCACTGTCTTCTAGatcctttcttctttgtctAATGCTTTGACTACATgcattttaatgacattttgaaGATGAAGAGGTAGCATTGATATCTGATGGATACATTTTTCATAAGGGATGgttttattggatttttttgAATGCATACTGCTGGcaaagatattttcttcaagaaattGGATTATGCTGAATGCAGTCATGATGTCTGTTGCCGAGATAGgggcaacagaaaaacaaagtaaacatAGATTCTGTAACTGATCAAGGCCTTTTAATCTATAGCAGATAAGAATCTTCcttgttcatttttcttgatGCCAGATCCTTCCATGGTAACCTGTAGATATTTGTTCTTCAGGAATTCCAATTAAAGCCAAGGAGAAAGAAGTTTATCACGGAAGCAAATCATTGACTGTGGAGATGATCTGATGAAACTACTTAAGTGAGGGCCAGCTGACTTATTCCATCTACAATCcagattagaaaaataaatactggcAAAGTCCTTTCTTGTGCCTTTCTTCAGgaaattcattttgtatttgcttACTTCTGTTGGGTCAGTTGATTTTAGAATCATATAAATGCTTTgatgtttcttctcttccatctgTTTGCCTTATTTGTAAAATGGTACAGAGGGTGTGCTTACTTAGTATCCTTGCATAGAATGAGCAGCCTTTGTCCTGCTGATTGTAGATGTGCCACAAAGAGCTTAACTAAGACTGAGTATCTGCTTGCCAAGAGCCAGCTTGGAGAAGAACTGACATGGGTAAGCAAGAAGCTTTCTCTCACAGTgagggagaaaatgagga comes from Gallus gallus isolate bGalGal1 chromosome Z, bGalGal1.mat.broiler.GRCg7b, whole genome shotgun sequence and encodes:
- the LOC121108299 gene encoding uncharacterized protein LOC121108299 is translated as MHGDRQSAAVSLRGGAHTREKRCLPEEKRRLFAPSFPSKFPAAVPRTPALQDKAGGCQAVRGGRQEGRGAAVARQGRAGKTSGEDAAVAAGRGAATPLCRGSQRTGSISPGDAPPGLGNDRRRAHRGAAGRSAASGSGRRPCASGQVADAEWRTENESGASPYFSPALLFLSRDFRTIPPTRSSFLLPPLLKPGSRPPPASLSPAPSLHRLRPSALAAEEVPDAASPAEGCASPCVYPLPHPPLSACTRVPAASPGRDGGGISPLLYFATASLVILRSVWETSANTPSCKRWEGVRAIRVFRSGSFPDVPSRPLGPGKSWQAAKKTGREQRLVLSSALAWIVLWPEGSLAELSVPSLSRSVCIPREDGGGRGQGREEKDPPPRGRLLKSVKAAVRCPARLRDGFCRRGKSGATSSAVPQPRHRACRQPAQGWVKRARVLQRIGPPVTSRRGGTLPRCNPYGAEVIGGGRGWRKGEPGPGEQCNGVIGTR